From the genome of Thermodesulfobacteriota bacterium:
AACTTTTCTGAAGATCCAGAGACAACTCGCCGACCTCATCTAAAAAAAGCGTTCCGCCGTCGGCTTCCCGGATCAGTCCCTTGCGATCCCGGTCGGCGCCGGTAAAGGCGCCTTTAACATGACCGAACAGAATACTTTCCGCCAGGGTTTCCGAAAGGGAGGCGCAATCCACGGGCACAAAACTTTTATCCGCCCAGCGACTGTTATAATGGATGGCCCGCGCAAAAAGTTCTTTACCGGTACCGGTTTCTCCGGTCAGCAGTACGGTAACTTCGGAGGCCGAAGCCAGGGCCGCTTTTTCCAGACAATCCGTGATCGCCGGACTGGAACCGATGATGTATTCCCGTTTCATGACCAGTGGTTTCCGGGCCAGATTCTTCTGCTCGCGGAATTGGAGGGCGCGTCGGATATGAAGAATGAGTTGTTCCATCACCGGCGGCTTTTCCACGTAAGCCCAGGCGCCGCTACGGGTCGCCATTTCCGCGCCGTCCGGGTCCCCCTGTCCGGTAATGATCATCACCTCCGGCTCCCCCGGAGTTCTGAGAATGCCTGGCACCGCTTCCAGTCCGTTGCCGTCGGGAAGCCGGACATCCAGCAGGACCAGATCAAATCGGCCGTTCCGGATTTTTTCCATGCCCTCCGCAAGCGTCTGCGCCTGATCGGATAGATGGTCCATCCGTAATATAGCCCTCGAAAAGAGGCGGCATATGCTCTCGTCATCATCAATAATCAGTATTTCCGCCATTTCTTCTCCCTGTATTCCATTACGGAATTGTTATTCATCCAAAAGTTCCCGGATCTTCCCCACCAGTACCTTCGGTGCAAAAGGCTTGTTAAGAAAAGCGAACCCTTCATCCCGAATCCCCTCGTAAAGCGCGCTGTCCGTATAACCGGACATGCACAGCACCTTCAATTCCGGCCTCATCTCCCGCAATGTTTTCGCGAGTTCCAGCCCGTTTATGCCCG
Proteins encoded in this window:
- a CDS encoding sigma-54 dependent transcriptional regulator, with protein sequence MAEILIIDDDESICRLFSRAILRMDHLSDQAQTLAEGMEKIRNGRFDLVLLDVRLPDGNGLEAVPGILRTPGEPEVMIITGQGDPDGAEMATRSGAWAYVEKPPVMEQLILHIRRALQFREQKNLARKPLVMKREYIIGSSPAITDCLEKAALASASEVTVLLTGETGTGKELFARAIHYNSRWADKSFVPVDCASLSETLAESILFGHVKGAFTGADRDRKGLIREADGGTLFLDEVGELSLDLQKSFLRALQEKRVRPVGSEKEIECRFRLVAATNRDLERMVDEGKFRGDLLYRIRTFAIKLPPLRQRGTDYRELATNCIKAFCEREGIEVKSVSPDFFETLAAYSWPGNVRELISAIESALSVARFAPMLYSRYLPDDIRVHQARQNVSGTESAEKSESIQPVLPSLKKFRDDAVAHAEKNYLVDLMRVTSGAVSESCRISGLSRSRLYTLLKKYRIQNSD